The genomic interval ccccgcgccgctgccatcgagaacacttcaatataagtcttagcatttgaacgcgccgctcccaacatcgccgccgccgccgcgccgctgccgctgtcatccagtttgaggccttaatgacgatacatagatcgaacgATTTCGCATCGACAGGAGGAAGTCCCTATAATGTacgtaatggttaacacgctcgtcacggcttgacaagaactgtgggtttaagtcccgtccgaatatttttttgatttaaattttctgtttATGAGTAAGCaagggtaagtgctataaaaacaaaaagaaaacagtatATTAGTTAAGCTTCAATCATATACATTGGTAGGTGGACAGTTCCatataaaaatcgaaaatataTATCGTCCCTCCGTCAATTCTGATGTATACCACTTCAAGCAcatgttgcaccatcccgcgctcCAATACATCAACGTccttcaccctaaggttgccttgagaaattgctgtttagcaataaggccgcctattgtgcttgttttattcgtttgtacatgtCCTAAGTTTATGTCttagtgcaataaataataattcattgatTGACTGATTGAAAGATCATATTGTGGTATTTTAATGTGGAAAATGCTGTCCGAggggcaaaatactgggctgaaaaaatctgaatgcgatcgaaacgacaagaaggaGAAGTGTGGTCACACCCACTTCAgacaaacaaatgaaataataaaataacgtaGCAACAAGCCTGTATGTCCGAAAGGGTACGTAGAggcgtatcatcatcatcagcccattaacgtccccaatgctggggcacgggccttccttatggatggatagaaagatcgggccttaaaccatcacgcgggcccagtgcggattgatggttattaacgactgctaatgcagcgtATAGACTAATGCAGCATAGAGGCGTATAGTAGACCTATttctcgccagctacgttttaGTCCTAAGTAATAGGACTAACGAAATATAACaaatttttatacttattttcatAAAACGCCGCCCCCTCGCTCTCACATTTACTGtacttaacaaaaataacatcttCAACGTTTCTTTTCAAGATAACTTTTTAAGTGGTcacgtaaaaataaaaagataagtgTGTTGCTCATCTCGAGAAAAAGCTAAAGCATTTTGACAAATACGTGGGAGTGCTTTATCTACAGtgaaataatattaatgaaccaACTTTACTAAAAtgcttcatatttattttacgttGCTTCTATCACAGGCCGTTCAGGAGTAAGGGAACGCGCACGAACTGTCTGTCTCCCTCACACGCacaatgtatacagggtgtaagtgacatcgtaacgaatactcaggggtatgattcagaccatgattctgagttaatatcaagtggaattttccgtcgctacttcatgtattttttttgttttttttattattttcaattctatacttttgggaTAGAAACGTGAATCTACTCAGAaacgtggtctgaatcatccttcaaagttttcgttacgatgtcacttacaccctgtatacgtcccactgctaagcacaagcctcccctactcgagcatactccatcacggtctacgaaaaaaaatattaagtatataaaaaactCACCTATACAACATCCTCTCCTGTCGATCAGCTTCCATATAAATCCTATAGTACATATACAACATGATCACTCCGGGGATCCAGAAACTAACACTACTCGATATCACTGCGTACACTTTATTCACGGTAAAACTGCACACTTTTGGATGTCTTCTCCTGAACTCTAAGTGATCGTCCGTGGTATACCACCCCATGAAGATTGGAAGGAAAGAGACTAGAGCGGGGCTGCACCATACTACTGCTAGCATGATCCCGAGTTTCGCCGTTGTCATTATAAGAGGATAGTCTAAAGGTTGAACTATCGCGTAATACCGGTCCACTGATATACAGCACAAATGTAATATCGATGCCGATGAAAAGTACACGTCTAAAGAGTTCCACACGTCACACATGAAGTACCCAAACAACCACTCCCCATTCGTTATTTCAACACTAAAGTTAAAACACATCGCCCATATGGCTACGAGCATGTCCGCGAACGCGAGCGACACGACAAAGTAATTCGTGATCACACGCAACTTTCTATGTCTCATCACTGATACAATTACGAGTAAGTTTCCAAATATGGCTGCCAGTATAATAAACACCATGATAAGACATTTAAGTGTGACAAGAAAAACGATAAACGGGTCATCTTGGAATTGATTTGAGTATACTAGATCATTCGTGGTGATGTTGAGTTCTAGGGTTTTATTGACGTAGGAGTCGGTTAGATACATTGATGTCGAGAGGTCTAACAGGTCCAAGGTATAGTTTTCTGGCGTGTCACTTAATACGAGATCCACTTTCATGGTTCACATGTCTTCTTCAATGGTTCATCTCTTTGTCATGACGTCGTGAGCAAAGCTGTCGACGGTTCCATTGTGTGGTTTCAGCTCGGCTACCTGTGAAAAGAAAGAAAGGCGGTGAAACAGCGAATCTTTTGTGCTCGAAACTGTTGACGTTACAGCCTCGTTTGTAAGTAGGGGATTGAGACGACGGTTTTAAACGTTTAAGCTTTTGTTTggcaattttacttaaaataaaaagaccACAAGATTCCTTTGGCGATGTAAACTACGCCATTTCAGTGGTAGTAGATTGGTTGACTATAAACAATCTGCTACTAAATGACAATGAAACAAAATGTTTCCTTTTCACTGTCTAAagttagtaggccgctcgattctattattgtaaaaaataaggaactgGATGTCACGGATATTGCTgtttttttgggaattacttcgGACGCTAAGCTACAATGGAGTCTTTATATTGATAAGTTGCCCAAAGGCTCAGcgcagcagcattcgcggtcaaaaatcCGTTTAATacccgatgtagaaaccgcgcgattaatttaactttgtttacttacttgttttgcaaaagcgagccattcaaacgatttacaaattgggacccaagacgtcacttt from Pectinophora gossypiella chromosome 22, ilPecGoss1.1, whole genome shotgun sequence carries:
- the LOC126377117 gene encoding octopamine receptor beta-1R-like, translating into MKVDLVLSDTPENYTLDLLDLSTSMYLTDSYVNKTLELNITTNDLVYSNQFQDDPFIVFLVTLKCLIMVFIILAAIFGNLLVIVSVMRHRKLRVITNYFVVSLAFADMLVAIWAMCFNFSVEITNGEWLFGYFMCDVWNSLDVYFSSASILHLCCISVDRYYAIVQPLDYPLIMTTAKLGIMLAVVWCSPALVSFLPIFMGWYTTDDHLEFRRRHPKVCSFTVNKVYAVISSSVSFWIPGVIMLYMYYRIYMEADRQERMLYRSKVAALLLDKHLQINGISMGEAMRERHSIQMQPMASSKMKRERKAARTLGIIMSAFLACWLPFFLWYIITALCGDACPSPPPVVAAVFWVGYFNSALNPLIYAYFNRDFRAAFRKTLDSCCRTICGDFARRHCCQRQRREHHHSNASSDIHMNNCIKSTSADVLRAHQASCSRPEEIVFET